The Leifsonia xyli genomic sequence GCTGACCTCACCGCCGACCCACTCGTGCATCGACTGCACGAGGTCTTCGTGGTCGACGCGGCTGCCGAGCGCGGCGACGTCGATGTAGCCGTTGACCACGGCGTCCTCGAAGTCGTGCACCGAGTAGGCGATATCGTCGGAGAGGTCCATGACCTGGGCCTCGATGCACCGCTGGCGCTCGGGCGCGCCGGCGCGCATCCACTCGAAGACGGCGTGGTCGTCGTCGTAGAAGCCGAACTTGGCGCGGCCGCTCGGGTCGGGCACCGACGACGACGCGGGCCACGGGTACTTGCAGCTCGCGTCGAGGCTGGCGCGGGTCAGGTTGAGGCCGTACGGACGTCCGTCGCGTCCGAACACCTTCGGCTCCAAGCGGGTGAGCAGCCGGAGCGTCTGCGCGTTGCCCTCGAAGCCGCCGATGTCCTCTGCCCACGAATTGAGCGCGCGCTCGCCGTTGTGCCCGAACGGCGGGTGGCCGATGTCGTGGGCGAGGCAGGCGGTGTCGACGATGTCGGGGTCGAGCCCGAGGCTGTTGGCGAGCTCGCGGCCGACCTGCGCGACCTCGAGGGAGTGCGTCAGCCGGTTGCGGGCGAAGTCGAGGCCCGCGGTGGGGCTGAGCACCTGCGTCTTTGCCGCCAGCCGGCGCAGGGCGCTGGAGTGCAGCAGGCGTGCGCGGTCGCGCGCGAAGTCGCTGCGGCGGTTGGAGTGGTGCTCGGGCAGCCAGCGCTCGCTGTCGTACTCGGTGTAGCCGTCGGCGGCCGCCGCACGGGCGTCCCGCTCTGCACCGCCCCCGCGCTCGGCGTCGTTGCGGGTGGTCGCCGCCACGTCATCCACCACTGTTGTGCACCTCCGCGTCGGCGACCTCGGCGCGCTGGGCGCCGTCGAGGTCTCGGCTCTGCAGCCAGCCGTCCGGCAGCGCGGGCCGTTTCGGCGAGCCCGCTCGCCCGCGCTGGCCCTCGGCCGCCTCGCCCGGGTACTCCTGGTCCCAGTCGAGCGTCGCGAGCAGGTCGTCGAGGTGCTGCAGGGTGTCGACCGTGGCGAGGCTCGCCCGGAGGTCGCCGCCCACGGGGTAGCCCTTGAAGTACCAGGCGACGTGCTTGCGGATGTCGCGGCAGCCGCGCTCCTCGCTCTCGAAGAACTCGACCAGCAGCTCGGCGTGCCGGCGGAACGTCTGCGCCACCTGGCCCAGCGTCGGGTGCGCCTGCGCCGCCTCGGCCTCGACCGCGCTGATCTCGCCGGCCTTCGCACGGAAGGCTGCGGCGAGGTCGCCGAAGAGCCACGGGCGTCCGAGGCAGCCGCGGCCGACGACGACACCGTCGCATCCTGTCTCTTCCACCATCCGGATCGCGTCGGCCGCCGACCAGATGTCGCCGTTGCCGAGCACCGGCGTCGAGGTGATCGTCTCTTTCAGCTTCGCGATGGCCGACCAGTCGGCGTGCCCCGAGTAGAACTCGGCGGCGGTGCGCGCGTGCAGGGCCATGGACGCGACGCCCGCGCCCTCGGCGATGCGGCCCGCCTCGAGGTAGGTGAGGTGGTCGCTGTCGATGCCCTTGCGCATCTTGATGGTCAGCGGGATGTCGCCCGCCGCCTTCACGGCGCCCTCGACGATCTCGCGGAACAGGCCGAGCTTCCAGGGAAGCGCCGCTCCCCCGCCCTTGCGCGTGACCTTGGGCACCGGGCAGCCGAAGTTGAGGTCGATGTGGTCGGCGCGGTCCTCCGCGACGAGCATCGTGACGGCCTCGCGCACGGTGACCGGATCGACGCCGTAGAGCTGGATGGAGCGCGGCGTCTCGGACTCGTGGTGGGTGATTAGGCGCAGGGATTCGGGCGTGCGTTCGACAAGGGCGCGCGAGGTGATCATCTCGCTCACGTACAGGCCTGCGCCGAACTCGCGGCACAGCCTCCGGAAGGCGGTGTTCGTGATCCCGGCCATCGGCGCCAGGACGACGGGCACGTCGAGCCCCAGCGGACCGATGGTCAGCTGAGGGGCGTGGCTTAGGGTGGCAGTGGTAGACATCTCATTCGATTCTCCCAGAAAGCGTGCTGAGCCATGGCCGAGAGCTCGGAATCGGTGGACAACTCATCCACTTCGCCCGTCGGTGGAGAACTTCCGCCCGGCCGCGAACGTGTGAGCGCGGATGCGGCGGCACGCGGTGTCGACATCCGCATCGTCGAGCGCCCGGCCGCCCGCAGCCTGCAGGAGGCGGCGTCTCTGCTCGGTCTGCAGCCGTCGGACATCGTCAAGACGCTGGTCGTCAAGCGCAGCGACGACACGTTCGTGTTCGCGCTGGTGCCCGGCGGCCGCAAGATCGCCTGGCCGAAACTGCGCGGCGTCCTCGGCGTCAACAAGCTGCAGCTGCCGGACGCGTCGGTCGCCCTCTCCGCCACCGGCTACGAGCGCGGCACCATCACCCCCTTCGGCAGCACGACCGCATGGCCCGTCGTCGCCGACGCGACCATCCCGGGACGGACGGTCTCGATGGGCGCTGGCGAGCACGGCTACTCGCTCTTCGTCGACGCCGACGCCCTCATCGCCGCCTACGGCGCCACCGTCGCCGACATCACCGACCCCGAATAAGCGTCTAGTTGACGCAACACGCCTCGCGCGCTTGTCTTCACGCGGCGTGTTGCGTCAACCAGACGGAGGGACTGTGGAGAGTCACCGGCGCAGTGGGTGCGGAGGTGGCAGGGTGGCCGGATGCACGACGCGCGACTCGGCGACAACTTCCACACGACGACGGCCCAGCGATTGGGCGTATCGCGCCAGCGGCTCCGCCGAGCGGACCTGGTGGCGCCGCACTTCGGCGTGCGCGCCACGCACACGGCTGACGACCTCGTAGGCCGTTGCCATGCATTCCTCCCCGCGATGTCCTCACGGATGGCGTTCAGCCATGCGACCGCCGCGCTGATTCACGGCCTGCCGTTACCACCGAGACTCGCCCGTGACCCGACACTGCACGTGTCCTCCCTGGCCCCGACACGCGCTTCACGCCACACAGGAGTTCGTGGGCACCAGATCCGCCTCCGTCTGGACGAGATCGACGTCGTGGCCGGACTACCCGTGGTGGGGCCGATCGAAACATGGTGCCAGCTCGCCGGGGCGCTCGATGAGGCCGACCTCACCGTGTGCGGCGATGCCCTCGTCCGTCGGAAGTCGCCACTGACGACCATCGCAGAGATGGAACGCGCGGTTCAGCGGTGCGTCGACAGGCCGGGTGTACCGGTCCTCCGTGGTGCGATGGGCCGGGTTCGGCCGAATACCGACTCGCCGATGGAGACGGTGATCCGTCTGGCCCTGGTCGACGCCGGGCTCCCAGAACCGCTGGTGAACTACGGCATAGCGGACAGTGGGGGCCGTATCGTCGCGCACGGTGATCTCGTCTATCCGGAAGCGCGCGTGGTGGTGGAGTACGACGGCGACCATCACCGGACGGAGGATCGCCAATACTTCATCGACATCGATCGGCTGTGGCGGATCCAATCCCTCGGATGGACCGTGGTGCGCATCAACCGGACGCACCTCGCCGACGGCGCTGCCGAGGCCGTCAGCCGCACACGTTTCGCCCTGCGCTGTGGTTGACGCGACACGCCGTCGCGGCACTCCGCCGTGCGGCGTGTTGCGTCAACTAGACGGCTACGGGAGGGCGCAGGTGTCGCCGTCGCAGACGGCGGCGGCGGCGCCGAGCGGGATGAGGGACGGGCGCGGAGCGGGCGCGGCGGCGTCCGGCGCCGCAGGCGTGGCGGCGGCGGCAGCCTCGGCGGCGGTCACGCGGTCACCGCGGCGCGCTCGGTCCAGACCTGCTCGAGGACCTGGGCGAACGTCTGCGCGTCCTGGGCGCCGGAGACGCCGTACTTGCCGTCGATCACGAAGAAGGGGACGCCGTTGATGCCGTACTCGGCCGCGGTCTCCTGGTCGGCGCGCACATCCGAGAGGTACTGCGACGACTCGAGGGCCGCCACCGCCTCCGCGCGGTCGAGCCCGACCTCGGCGGCGAGGTCGGCGAGGTCCTCGATGCGGCCGACGTGCCGGCCCTCGACGAAGTAGGCGCGGAACAGACGCTCCGAGAGCTCGAGCTGCTTGCCGTGCGCCTTCGCGAAGTGCAGGAGCTCGTGGGCCTTCACCGTGTTGGTGTGCTGGAGGTTGTCGTAGTCGTACTCGAGGCCGACCGACGACGCGATGCCGGTCACGCGCTCCAGCATCTGCTCGACCTGCGCGGCCGGGATGCCCTTGTGGCCCGCGAGGAAGTCGATCTCGCTGCCGTCGAAGTCGACCGGGGTGTCCGGCGACAGCTCGAACGAGTGGTACTCGACCTCGACGTCGCGGCCCTCACCGGCGCCGGAGAACAGTCCGCTGCCCGCCTCGAACTTGCGCTTGCCGATGTAGCACCACGGGCACGCGATGTCGGACCAGATGTCGATCTTGATGGGTTCGCTCACGTGAAGGCCAACATCCTGCACGACTGCAGTTATTCCGGCACCGACGAAGCCGTCGGAGCGTCCACCGCTCCCCCGAACCGGCGGCTGCGTCCCAGGTACAGGGAGATCGCATCCCACAGGTCGGTCCGGCTGAAGTCGGGCCACAGGGTGTCGAGGAACACCATCTCGGCGTAGGCGCTCTGCCAGAGCAGGAAGTTGCTGGTCCGCTGCTCCCCCGAGCTGCGCACGAACAGGTCGACATCGGGCATGTCCGGGAGGTACAGGTGCCGCTGGATGGTCTTCTCGCTCACCGCGGACGGCCGCAGCCGACCCGCCGCGACATCCTCGGCGATGGTCCGCACCGCATCCGCGATCTCGGTGCGCCCGCCGTAGTTGACGCACATGGTCAGCGTGAGCACGTCGTTGCCGGCCGTGAGCTGCTCGGCGTACTGCAGCTCCTTGATGACCGACGACCAGAGCCGCGGCTTGCGCCCGGCCCACCGCACCCGCACGCCCCACTCGTTGAGCTGGTCGCGCCTGCGGTGCAGGACCTCGCGGTTGAACCCCATGAGGAAGCGCACCTCGTCCGGCGACCGCTTCCAGTTCTCGGTCGAGAACGCGTAGACGCTGAGGTGCTTCACTCCCGCCTGGATGGCGCCCGCCACGACGTCGAGCAGCGCGGCTTCGCCCGCTCGGTGGCCCTCGATGCGGGTCAGGCCCTGCCGGTTGGCCCAGCGGCCGTTGCCGTCCATGACGATGGCCACGTGCGAGGGCACGCTGCCTGCCGGGTACGCGGGCGGGTACACCCCGGTCCAGTCGAGCGGGCGGTACTCCACCGCATCCTTGTGCGTGTACGGCTTCGGACTCATCCACTCGCCTTCGTGTCGTGCTGGACGTGCTGCAGGGAGCGCAGGCCGCGCTCCAGGTGCCACTGCGTGTAGGCGGCGACGACGCCGTTGGCGCGGTTGCGCGTGGTCTCGGACGCCGCCTCGGCCGTGTCCCAGTCGCCGGTGAGCAGCGCGCCGAGCACTGCGATGGTGTCGGCGTCGACCTTCGGGGCGCCCTGCGGCGCGCAGTCGGCGCAGACCACGCCACCGAGCTGCACCACGACGGCGGTGTGCGGGCCGGGCGCGCCGCAGCGTGAGCAGTCCTGGAAGCTCGGCGCCCATCCGGCGAGGGACAGCGCGCGCAGCAGGTAGGAGTCGAGCGTCAGCCCCGGGCCGTGCTCGCGCCGGGAGAGCGACCGCAGCGCGCCGACCAGGAGGAGGTACTGCTGCAGGGACGCCTCGGCGTCGGTCAGCCGGTCGGCCGTCTCGACCATCGCGTTGGCCGCGGTGTAGCTGGCGTAGTCGTCGGCGATGAGTGCGCCGTACGCACCGAGCGTCTCGGCCTGCGTGATGACGTCGAGCGACCGGCCCTCGTAGAGCTGCACGTCGGCGACCATGAACGGCTCGAGCCGCGACCCGAAGCGGGACGCCGTGCGCCG encodes the following:
- a CDS encoding disulfide bond formation protein DsbA, producing MSEPIKIDIWSDIACPWCYIGKRKFEAGSGLFSGAGEGRDVEVEYHSFELSPDTPVDFDGSEIDFLAGHKGIPAAQVEQMLERVTGIASSVGLEYDYDNLQHTNTVKAHELLHFAKAHGKQLELSERLFRAYFVEGRHVGRIEDLADLAAEVGLDRAEAVAALESSQYLSDVRADQETAAEYGINGVPFFVIDGKYGVSGAQDAQTFAQVLEQVWTERAAVTA
- a CDS encoding isoprenyl transferase (catalyzes the formation of undecaprenyl pyrophosphate from isopentenyl pyrophosphate) — encoded protein: MSPKPYTHKDAVEYRPLDWTGVYPPAYPAGSVPSHVAIVMDGNGRWANRQGLTRIEGHRAGEAALLDVVAGAIQAGVKHLSVYAFSTENWKRSPDEVRFLMGFNREVLHRRRDQLNEWGVRVRWAGRKPRLWSSVIKELQYAEQLTAGNDVLTLTMCVNYGGRTEIADAVRTIAEDVAAGRLRPSAVSEKTIQRHLYLPDMPDVDLFVRSSGEQRTSNFLLWQSAYAEMVFLDTLWPDFSRTDLWDAISLYLGRSRRFGGAVDAPTASSVPE
- a CDS encoding deoxyguanosinetriphosphate triphosphohydrolase (dGTPase family type 2 subfamily; presumably hydrolyzes dGTP to deoxyguanosine and triphosphate), which gives rise to MVDDVAATTRNDAERGGGAERDARAAAADGYTEYDSERWLPEHHSNRRSDFARDRARLLHSSALRRLAAKTQVLSPTAGLDFARNRLTHSLEVAQVGRELANSLGLDPDIVDTACLAHDIGHPPFGHNGERALNSWAEDIGGFEGNAQTLRLLTRLEPKVFGRDGRPYGLNLTRASLDASCKYPWPASSSVPDPSGRAKFGFYDDDHAVFEWMRAGAPERQRCIEAQVMDLSDDIAYSVHDFEDAVVNGYIDVAALGSRVDHEDLVQSMHEWVGGEVSHQELIEAFDRLDSMDIWLDGWDGSRRSQARLKNLTSQLIGRFAHAAVHATKESAGRSDLIRFGADVVVPLGIRAEIAVLKGIVATFVMSRNTRQPIYAQQRQILTTLADLLYQRGPAELDPGFAEDWRDAETDAQRRRVVVDQVASLTDQSALSWYERLVQH
- a CDS encoding DNA repair protein RecO, yielding MPTYRDEAVVLRTHKLGEADRIVTMLSRQHGKIRAVAKGVRRTASRFGSRLEPFMVADVQLYEGRSLDVITQAETLGAYGALIADDYASYTAANAMVETADRLTDAEASLQQYLLLVGALRSLSRREHGPGLTLDSYLLRALSLAGWAPSFQDCSRCGAPGPHTAVVVQLGGVVCADCAPQGAPKVDADTIAVLGALLTGDWDTAEAASETTRNRANGVVAAYTQWHLERGLRSLQHVQHDTKASG
- a CDS encoding tRNA-dihydrouridine synthase, whose translation is MSTTATLSHAPQLTIGPLGLDVPVVLAPMAGITNTAFRRLCREFGAGLYVSEMITSRALVERTPESLRLITHHESETPRSIQLYGVDPVTVREAVTMLVAEDRADHIDLNFGCPVPKVTRKGGGAALPWKLGLFREIVEGAVKAAGDIPLTIKMRKGIDSDHLTYLEAGRIAEGAGVASMALHARTAAEFYSGHADWSAIAKLKETITSTPVLGNGDIWSAADAIRMVEETGCDGVVVGRGCLGRPWLFGDLAAAFRAKAGEISAVEAEAAQAHPTLGQVAQTFRRHAELLVEFFESEERGCRDIRKHVAWYFKGYPVGGDLRASLATVDTLQHLDDLLATLDWDQEYPGEAAEGQRGRAGSPKRPALPDGWLQSRDLDGAQRAEVADAEVHNSGG